One Dialister invisus DSM 15470 genomic region harbors:
- a CDS encoding L-threonylcarbamoyladenylate synthase translates to MITKKIIVDQSYYNDKVKRLGEVIRAGGLVAFPTETVYGLGGNALDKEAAKKIYMAKGRPSDNPLIVHVADISEVSTYVKRILPLEKRLMEAFWPGPLTIVFPKKDIVPMATSGGLRTIAIRCPAHEAARALIRAAGVPIAGPSANISTKPSPTTADAVLHDMDGRIEFVIDGGDSLIGLESTVIAVENGKIIIYRPGGITRDMLEAFAPTELDTAITAEQEHPKAPGMKYRHYAPSAPLTVYAGNIEAVESEILSFANKGKGKFGFFVSQETAEKIPAGNIIFVWGRRGNKKELAHNLFQGLLFFNNHPVDHIIGEGTDGGGIGMAIMNRLTKASGTHIINMN, encoded by the coding sequence ATGATTACAAAGAAAATAATAGTGGATCAAAGCTATTATAATGATAAGGTAAAAAGGCTTGGTGAAGTCATCCGTGCCGGCGGACTGGTGGCATTTCCCACTGAAACGGTATATGGTCTTGGAGGGAATGCACTGGATAAAGAGGCTGCTAAAAAAATTTATATGGCCAAAGGACGGCCGTCTGACAATCCTCTGATTGTGCATGTGGCAGATATATCTGAGGTCAGTACATATGTAAAACGGATATTGCCGTTAGAAAAAAGGCTGATGGAAGCTTTTTGGCCTGGTCCTCTAACTATCGTATTTCCGAAAAAAGATATTGTTCCTATGGCAACTTCTGGTGGATTGCGGACAATTGCTATTAGATGTCCTGCTCATGAGGCTGCGAGAGCATTGATTCGTGCAGCCGGTGTGCCTATTGCAGGTCCGAGTGCAAATATCTCAACAAAACCAAGCCCTACAACGGCGGATGCTGTTCTTCATGATATGGATGGAAGAATAGAATTTGTGATTGATGGCGGTGATTCCTTAATCGGATTGGAGTCTACCGTAATCGCGGTCGAAAACGGGAAAATAATCATATACAGACCGGGAGGGATTACACGGGATATGTTGGAGGCATTCGCTCCAACAGAACTTGATACTGCAATTACTGCCGAACAGGAGCATCCAAAGGCTCCGGGAATGAAATATAGGCACTATGCCCCTTCCGCACCGTTAACAGTTTATGCCGGAAACATAGAAGCCGTTGAGTCTGAAATTTTGTCATTTGCAAATAAGGGCAAAGGGAAATTTGGCTTTTTTGTCAGCCAAGAAACAGCGGAAAAAATTCCTGCTGGAAATATTATTTTTGTCTGGGGAAGACGGGGGAATAAAAAAGAATTGGCACATAATTTATTTCAGGGACTACTATTCTTCAATAACCATCCTGTTGACCACATTATCGGCGAAGGTACAGATGGTGGAGGGATTGGTATGGCAATCATGAATAGATTGACGAAAGCGTCCGGAACTCATATCATAAATATGAATTAA
- the rpiB gene encoding ribose 5-phosphate isomerase B gives MRVAIASDHGGYRLKERLKKYLKNKDIDCIDCGTDSEDSCDYPDFAQKACGLVQAQTVNFAILICGTGIGMSIAANKMMGIRAALCGDEFSAHYTRAHNNANVLTLGARVIGEGLAENIVDIFLNSSFEGGRHARRIDKITEIERMKSCTNL, from the coding sequence ATGCGAGTAGCGATAGCGAGTGATCATGGCGGATACCGGTTAAAGGAGCGGTTGAAAAAATATTTGAAAAATAAGGATATAGATTGTATAGACTGCGGAACAGATAGTGAAGATTCTTGCGACTATCCTGATTTTGCACAGAAAGCATGCGGTCTTGTCCAAGCCCAAACAGTCAATTTTGCGATTCTAATTTGTGGGACAGGAATTGGAATGAGCATTGCTGCAAATAAAATGATGGGTATTCGTGCCGCGCTTTGCGGCGATGAATTTTCAGCTCATTATACAAGAGCACATAATAATGCGAATGTACTGACTCTTGGAGCAAGAGTTATAGGAGAGGGTTTGGCAGAAAATATTGTTGATATTTTTTTAAACAGTTCTTTTGAAGGCGGAAGACATGCCAGGCGTATAGATAAAATTACAGAAATTGAAAGGATGAAATCATGTACGAATCTTTAA
- a CDS encoding TIGR01440 family protein — protein MYESLKREAAEAFEELCESGNLKRGNLIVIGGSSSEIRGGHIGKDSSYEVGTAVVSTLIEKADEKGLHLAFQCCEHLNRALIIERKIADELGYEEVTVVPWLHAGGAFSTNAYYTFKDPAAVLQIKADAGLDIGLTMIGMHLKRVAVPVRLKNNKIGEALVVAARTRPPLIGGERAHYRREKGVKV, from the coding sequence ATGTACGAATCTTTAAAGCGAGAAGCAGCCGAAGCTTTTGAAGAGTTATGCGAGTCCGGAAATTTAAAGCGAGGAAACTTGATCGTTATTGGCGGCTCATCAAGCGAAATTCGCGGCGGACATATTGGAAAAGATAGCTCTTATGAAGTAGGCACGGCGGTTGTTTCAACCTTGATTGAAAAGGCGGATGAAAAAGGTTTGCATCTGGCATTTCAATGCTGTGAACATTTAAATCGTGCACTTATTATAGAGCGAAAAATTGCGGATGAATTAGGCTATGAAGAAGTAACAGTAGTGCCATGGCTTCATGCAGGTGGTGCATTTTCTACAAATGCTTATTATACATTTAAAGATCCGGCAGCGGTCCTTCAAATAAAAGCAGATGCTGGATTAGATATAGGCCTCACTATGATTGGGATGCATCTGAAGCGGGTTGCGGTTCCTGTGAGACTTAAAAATAATAAAATTGGTGAAGCATTAGTGGTTGCTGCTCGGACCAGACCACCGTTGATTGGCGGGGAGCGGGCCCATTATAGAAGGGAAAAGGGGGTAAAAGTATGA
- the glyA gene encoding serine hydroxymethyltransferase codes for MINYHLKDGDKEVYAIIQEELNRQRNKLEMIASENIVSYAVMEAQGSVLTNKYAEGYPGKRYYGGCEYVDKLEQLAIDRARELFGADHVNVQPHSGSQANFAVYYGLLNPGDTVLGMNLTDGGHLTHGSPVNVSGNYFNVLPYGVREDDELLDYDAMEKLAKEVHPKMIIGGTSAYSRIIDFERMAAVAHEVGALLMIDMAHFAGLVAGGEYPSPVPWADIVTTTTHKTLRGPRGGIIMCKEEYAKAIDKAVFPGMQGGPLEHVIAAKAVAFGEDLSPAFKEYAKQVKKNEKVLSDELQNRGIRVISGGTDTHVLLADMRAIGITGKTAQTVLDEIGITANKNTIPFETLSPFVTSGIRLGSPALTTRGFVEEDFKEIADIISTVVKNTDKDEVKKSCAERVSVLCKKYPLYDEI; via the coding sequence ATGATAAATTATCATTTGAAAGACGGAGATAAAGAGGTCTATGCGATTATACAAGAGGAATTAAATCGACAGAGAAACAAACTGGAAATGATAGCCTCTGAAAATATAGTAAGTTATGCGGTGATGGAAGCACAGGGCAGTGTCCTTACCAATAAGTATGCGGAAGGATATCCCGGGAAACGCTATTATGGCGGTTGTGAGTATGTGGATAAATTAGAACAGCTGGCAATCGATCGTGCAAGAGAGCTTTTTGGTGCCGATCATGTAAATGTACAGCCTCATTCTGGTTCACAGGCTAATTTTGCTGTTTATTACGGATTGCTTAACCCTGGTGATACGGTTTTAGGGATGAATTTGACCGATGGCGGACATTTAACACACGGCAGTCCTGTCAATGTATCTGGAAATTATTTTAATGTACTTCCTTATGGTGTTAGAGAAGATGATGAACTTTTAGATTATGACGCTATGGAAAAATTGGCAAAAGAAGTACATCCCAAAATGATTATTGGAGGAACTTCTGCCTATTCACGTATTATTGATTTTGAAAGAATGGCTGCTGTTGCACATGAAGTTGGCGCATTACTGATGATTGATATGGCACATTTTGCGGGACTGGTTGCAGGGGGAGAATATCCAAGTCCGGTGCCGTGGGCCGATATTGTTACAACGACAACGCATAAGACTCTTCGCGGACCGCGAGGAGGGATTATTATGTGTAAGGAAGAATATGCGAAAGCGATTGATAAAGCTGTTTTCCCCGGCATGCAGGGGGGACCGTTGGAACACGTCATAGCAGCGAAAGCGGTCGCCTTTGGGGAAGATCTCTCACCGGCATTCAAAGAATATGCGAAGCAGGTAAAGAAAAATGAAAAAGTTTTATCTGATGAGTTGCAAAATCGTGGAATTCGTGTAATTTCTGGTGGCACTGATACACATGTGCTGTTGGCGGATATGAGAGCGATTGGAATTACCGGCAAGACAGCGCAAACTGTTCTTGACGAAATTGGCATTACCGCAAATAAAAATACGATTCCTTTTGAAACATTATCTCCTTTTGTAACAAGCGGTATTCGTCTTGGATCTCCTGCCTTGACTACAAGAGGGTTTGTTGAGGAAGATTTTAAAGAAATTGCGGATATTATCAGTACAGTGGTTAAGAATACCGATAAAGATGAAGTCAAAAAATCATGTGCTGAAAGAGTGTCAGTTCTTTGTAAAAAATACCCACTTTATGATGAAATTTAG
- a CDS encoding efflux RND transporter periplasmic adaptor subunit: protein MNRKFLMIILIIFLIIGGGSYCLYNWNSQEKKDTYTLGKVSRSDIGMIVDATGTIKPVNSVKLSATASGTLEHVYVKQNETVTKGQILATIESKSLTSTMEQAKNTLENKRSYYNRLNSLYEQGAVAYQTMDDARLSYLNAQAAYTKAQADVNDTVITSPLDGVIIGEPMQEGETVSQGLSSQMVIVTVADLSAMKIELLVDETDIGEVAIGQIVSFTVDAYPGRIFHGTVSDISKKEYSSSSTSSSSSVVYYTVYVSINADELSGLYPSMTARAEIMGRESKDALVIPVTALRSDATGSYVYVKDGNDVTKVYVKTGITTDKEVEIISGLNENDQIVVSGTVSQETSSTRVAKSQHGGPGF from the coding sequence ATGAATAGAAAATTTCTGATGATTATACTGATTATTTTTCTTATTATAGGTGGGGGCAGTTACTGCCTTTATAATTGGAATAGCCAAGAGAAAAAAGATACTTATACGCTGGGGAAAGTAAGTCGTTCTGATATCGGAATGATTGTTGATGCGACAGGTACCATCAAGCCTGTTAACAGTGTAAAATTATCCGCTACTGCTTCAGGCACATTGGAACATGTTTATGTAAAACAAAATGAGACTGTTACCAAAGGGCAGATTTTAGCAACTATTGAATCGAAATCCTTAACATCTACAATGGAGCAGGCGAAAAATACATTGGAGAATAAAAGGTCATATTACAATCGCTTGAATAGTCTTTATGAGCAAGGCGCTGTTGCATATCAGACCATGGATGATGCGAGATTATCTTATTTGAACGCACAGGCAGCTTATACCAAGGCACAAGCTGATGTTAATGACACAGTGATTACCTCGCCCCTGGATGGAGTAATAATTGGTGAACCGATGCAGGAAGGTGAAACCGTATCTCAGGGATTGTCGAGCCAAATGGTCATTGTTACAGTAGCAGATCTCTCAGCCATGAAAATAGAACTCTTGGTAGATGAAACGGATATCGGAGAAGTTGCCATTGGACAGATAGTATCCTTCACGGTGGATGCTTATCCAGGAAGGATCTTTCATGGAACAGTCAGTGATATTTCCAAAAAAGAATATTCTTCCTCTTCCACTTCATCCAGTTCTTCAGTTGTATATTACACCGTCTATGTATCAATTAATGCGGATGAATTATCCGGTCTCTATCCGTCAATGACAGCTCGTGCAGAAATTATGGGAAGAGAAAGTAAAGATGCATTGGTTATTCCGGTGACTGCACTTCGGAGTGATGCGACAGGTTCCTATGTATACGTAAAAGATGGAAATGATGTGACTAAAGTATATGTTAAAACCGGAATTACGACAGATAAAGAGGTAGAGATTATTTCCGGGTTGAATGAAAATGACCAAATTGTTGTCAGTGGGACTGTGAGCCAGGAAACCTCATCTACTCGAGTGGCTAAATCACAACATGGGGGACCGGGGTTCTAA
- a CDS encoding ABC transporter ATP-binding protein, whose translation MKEKETAAEETVIKLEHICKSYYIGTQEVPVLTDIQLTINKGSFISIMGPSGAGKSTLMNILGCLDRPTKGSYQLDGEEVATLDDARLAFTRNQKIGFVFQSFNLLPRLSALDNVILPMIYGNVYKNERKQRAQRMLEAVGLGDRIHHMPAEMSGGQRQRVAIARSLINDPSIIMADEPTGNLDSKSTKEVMEIFSNLYQSGKTVILVTHELGVANYAERHVILSDGHISKDIRGKLE comes from the coding sequence ATGAAAGAGAAAGAAACAGCGGCGGAAGAGACCGTTATAAAATTAGAACATATATGTAAAAGCTATTACATCGGAACACAGGAGGTTCCGGTATTAACTGATATTCAGCTGACCATCAATAAAGGATCGTTTATATCTATTATGGGACCATCAGGAGCCGGAAAATCCACACTGATGAATATTCTTGGATGTCTGGATAGACCTACAAAAGGTTCTTATCAGTTAGACGGGGAAGAGGTTGCTACTTTAGATGACGCGAGACTTGCTTTTACACGAAATCAAAAGATAGGATTTGTATTTCAAAGTTTCAATCTATTACCTCGGTTATCTGCGTTGGATAACGTGATTCTTCCCATGATTTACGGAAATGTATATAAAAATGAAAGAAAACAGCGGGCGCAGAGAATGCTTGAGGCTGTTGGTTTAGGAGATCGTATACACCATATGCCTGCTGAAATGTCAGGAGGACAGCGCCAGCGTGTTGCGATTGCCCGTTCACTTATTAATGATCCTTCTATAATCATGGCAGATGAACCAACCGGCAATTTAGACAGCAAGTCAACAAAAGAAGTCATGGAAATTTTTTCAAATTTATATCAATCCGGGAAAACGGTTATCTTAGTGACTCATGAGTTAGGCGTGGCTAATTATGCTGAAAGACATGTAATTCTTTCTGATGGACATATCAGTAAAGATATAAGAGGAAAATTAGAATGA
- a CDS encoding ABC transporter permease — protein MTNIYFESILMAFDSIFSNKMRSLLTMLGIIIGVAAVIALMSLGYGVRADIENNIASLGSNQITIIPGTSRKPGVRPAAGSMQSLTYKDYLAVRNLPNVSNAAPLVSNSYVVVSGNKNWTTNVYGVTSDYLSISDLKIAEGRYWNEQEYTGRERVCVIGKTVATGLFGSESPVGQKIRIKGNPFTVIGVLESKGYSFIDQDDRILSPFTTVQERMMGITYVSRIVLTADDSNVLPQIEADVTNLLRTRHRIVIGKEDDFNIQNSQDLLETMESTTQTLTVFLGSIAAISLLVGGIGIMNIMLVSVTERTREIGIRKAIGATYHMIIVQFLIESITVSIAGGLIGIIVGVSIALLIPHIVGMSSVISPLPIIGSFLFSVIIGLVFGLYPAQKAAKLNPIDALHYE, from the coding sequence ATGACAAATATTTATTTTGAAAGCATACTGATGGCTTTTGACTCAATTTTCAGTAATAAAATGCGATCGCTTCTGACGATGTTGGGAATTATTATTGGTGTAGCAGCTGTAATAGCCTTGATGTCATTGGGATACGGCGTTCGTGCGGATATTGAAAATAATATCGCAAGTCTTGGTTCCAATCAGATTACTATTATTCCGGGAACATCAAGAAAGCCTGGGGTTAGACCTGCAGCCGGTTCTATGCAAAGTTTGACTTATAAAGACTATCTGGCAGTCAGGAATTTACCTAATGTATCTAACGCGGCACCATTAGTAAGTAACAGCTATGTAGTAGTCAGTGGTAATAAGAATTGGACAACAAATGTTTATGGTGTAACATCGGATTATTTATCTATTTCTGATTTGAAAATAGCGGAGGGACGCTATTGGAATGAACAGGAGTATACTGGCCGCGAACGAGTCTGTGTAATTGGTAAAACGGTAGCAACAGGCCTTTTTGGATCAGAGTCACCGGTCGGGCAAAAAATTAGAATTAAAGGGAATCCGTTTACAGTTATTGGCGTGTTGGAAAGTAAAGGTTACTCATTCATAGATCAGGATGATCGGATACTCAGTCCATTTACCACTGTTCAGGAACGTATGATGGGGATTACTTATGTAAGCAGAATTGTACTTACTGCTGATGACAGTAATGTTTTACCACAGATTGAGGCGGATGTAACTAATTTGCTTCGGACCCGCCACCGTATTGTTATTGGTAAAGAAGATGACTTTAACATTCAGAACTCTCAAGATTTACTTGAAACTATGGAATCAACTACACAGACTTTAACTGTTTTTCTTGGAAGTATAGCTGCAATTTCCCTTTTGGTCGGTGGTATCGGAATTATGAATATTATGCTGGTATCTGTGACTGAACGTACCAGGGAAATTGGTATACGAAAGGCGATTGGTGCGACTTACCATATGATTATTGTCCAGTTCTTGATTGAATCCATTACGGTAAGCATTGCCGGTGGTTTAATTGGAATTATTGTAGGTGTGTCGATAGCGCTATTGATTCCACACATAGTCGGTATGTCTTCTGTTATCTCTCCTCTGCCGATTATAGGATCTTTCCTGTTTTCGGTTATTATTGGTTTAGTTTTTGGATTGTATCCTGCGCAGAAGGCAGCAAAACTAAATCCAATTGACGCACTACACTATGAGTAA
- a CDS encoding acyl-CoA dehydrogenase family protein: protein MDFSVDVKQQELIALAKTIAEKEIAPRALRIDKSGVMDEELLEILKESGMTQLSVPKEYGGAGIDLLTGALISEQLSKGCAGVATICAANSLASFPILFAGSDMQKRDLFDCLNRGGMACFALTEPGAGSDAGAVSCRAEKVEGGYILNGTKCFITNAPIADKITLFANTREGGGIRGLTVFLVDADTKGISIGKEEDKMGIRASATAEVIFEDCFVPDSARVGKEGRGFMIAMQTLQMSRPVVAAISVGIAQAAIEAAVAYSHHRKQFGVKIATFEMVQQMIADMVMKTEAARILTYKACVAQMNKDKKAGLYSAMSKCFASDTAMEVTTTAVQVMGGNGYSRENPVEKYMRDAKIMQIYEGTNQVQRLVIANETTF from the coding sequence ATGGATTTTTCAGTAGATGTAAAACAACAGGAATTAATAGCCCTGGCGAAAACAATTGCCGAAAAAGAAATTGCGCCGCGTGCTCTTCGGATTGACAAAAGCGGAGTCATGGATGAAGAGTTGCTGGAGATTCTGAAGGAATCCGGAATGACACAATTGTCTGTGCCGAAAGAATATGGCGGAGCAGGGATAGATTTGCTGACAGGTGCTTTAATCAGTGAACAATTATCAAAAGGATGTGCCGGTGTTGCTACAATTTGTGCAGCAAATTCTCTGGCGTCATTCCCTATTCTTTTTGCGGGGAGTGATATGCAGAAGAGGGATTTATTTGACTGTCTAAACCGGGGAGGAATGGCATGTTTTGCGTTAACAGAGCCCGGAGCAGGCTCTGATGCAGGAGCGGTTTCCTGTCGTGCTGAAAAAGTTGAAGGCGGCTATATTTTAAATGGGACAAAATGTTTTATCACAAATGCTCCTATTGCTGACAAGATTACTCTTTTTGCCAATACAAGAGAAGGAGGCGGAATCAGAGGTCTTACTGTATTTCTTGTAGATGCTGATACAAAAGGAATTTCCATTGGCAAAGAAGAGGATAAGATGGGGATCCGTGCTTCAGCGACGGCTGAAGTTATTTTTGAGGACTGCTTTGTACCGGATTCTGCGCGAGTAGGAAAAGAAGGACGCGGATTTATGATTGCTATGCAGACGCTGCAGATGTCACGTCCTGTTGTTGCGGCTATTTCAGTTGGGATTGCCCAGGCTGCGATTGAGGCTGCTGTGGCATATTCTCACCACAGAAAACAGTTTGGCGTAAAAATTGCAACTTTTGAAATGGTGCAGCAGATGATTGCCGATATGGTTATGAAAACTGAGGCGGCCAGAATCCTTACTTATAAAGCATGTGTTGCACAAATGAATAAAGATAAAAAAGCCGGATTATATTCCGCCATGTCAAAGTGTTTTGCATCGGATACAGCAATGGAAGTAACAACGACTGCCGTACAAGTTATGGGAGGTAATGGTTATTCCAGAGAGAACCCGGTGGAAAAATATATGCGTGATGCAAAAATTATGCAGATTTATGAAGGTACGAATCAGGTACAAAGGTTAGTTATTGCTAATGAAACAACATTTTAA